AGAAGTGAGATGGCCCTGTGAACTCATCCTGgctacatataaaaacacatccacccacccacctacacacacacacacacacacacaccacactaaCAGGCCTCAGCCTCCTCTTTGAACACCGTCCAAATGCAGGCAGAGCCTAAGTATGTGTGACTGTCAAATTCTCCTGCTTTCCCTTTTTCTATCACCCGTGCTTTCCCTCACACACAACGTCACATTAGCCACACACTAAAAAAtacccctgcacacacacatacacacatgcaggtcGGGGCACAGAGCTAGCTTTGTTACTTTGAATGTCAACCATTACTCAGGCAGAGAGCTCTGGCTAATTTAACACAAGAGAACCCAGCAACGTGCAcagacacattcaaacacacaacgactcaaacacactttgaggcaaaataataaaaagttatCCACAGGTGACTTTTTTTCCAGATCTGGCAAGATGTGTTGCAAAATCAACAGTTTTGGCCCCGGCAAATGTTGGATCATACtactgtacagtacatattactggCTAACTAGTACTGTACCGACTTTTATAGAAATGTGCTAGAGGAGAAGTCATTGAACTATCAAGGTCAGAtttatcctctggggatcatgaatgtctttacacacattttatagaaAACCATCCCATACTTGTTGGGTTTTTTCAATGTGGGCCCAAGAGGTGAGAACATTTATTTCCTGAAAAGTGACACTATAAAAGTCTCAGTTGGCCCTCGACTGAATATTGAATATTTAGCATTTCCAGTGAAGGCACTTTCCGAAGGTCACTGACATTCATAACTACGAAAGGTTGCACGGGCACACACACTTACCGCTCTCTGTTGAGAAGTGAGGACTGCAGGGTTGAGGAGCTGGTCTCCCTTCTCTGTGTCGCTGGAAATATCCTCCTCCGACTCTTcccaggaggaggagaaccCGGCCGAAGAGGCCGAGGAGGACGACAGCTTCCTGAGGGAGCGGGTGGAGAAGTTTGATCCGGGGACAGGGCTCGAACTGGGGCTCGGGGTGAAGCCAAGCCCCTGGTCTGAGCCGAGGTTCTCATGAGTTTGAACCTGGCTGTCCAAACCGTGGTCAGTTATTATGACAgcagggatggagggagagtgGTTGGAGGTGTTATCGGTGTCCATTAAACAGGGGGTGCTCTCACTGCTTTGTGCCTCAGGAAAAGCATCCATATCTGGTTTAACCTCCAACCTGTCCCCCTCTGTCTGGAGCGACATCTCAAGGCAAGACCTGTCCTCTTTCTCATCTCTTACTTCTCCTTCTGTCCTTTCTCTTTCAGCTCccaacatttgtttgtgttttagatCTCCTTCGCCTTTATCTCCCTTTCTTGCCTCTGGGTTTAACGTCTCCAGGGAGCCTTGAATGACACACAGTCCGTCTAAACATGGAGTTTGCATTGTTGTTTCTGAATGGTTGCCATTTTGACCAATCAGTGTcttgttgtctgtgtttgttgttctatcctcctcatctcctctccttcctccttccatAGTTTCTTCCTCCCGTGCTCTTCCATTTTGGACGACAACAGGAGCTTTACTCTCTTGCGGGTCGGTCATTGGGCATTTAAAGTCTGTGTTTCCTTGCTTGGGATCGGAGGGGGTTTGGCCCGACGATCGTCTTGGAGACCGAGGGCTGCGCTGGAGCTCAGTGTTAAGCACTTGGGCACGAATCCCGGAAATGTGAGCCTCGAAAATGCCCACTTTTCCCCTGACctggaaaaaacaaagaaagaaaaggtcTTAAATGAACTTTACTTTATACGTTTTCTTATAGTTGGGAGCACATCAACATGTTTACTGATAAAGACACAATATCATAATAATATACTAAAAGtattaagaaaaacataaagaaagcaGTCTCAAGTCTAGAGTTTTCCAATATTTGGCATGGAAAAACTCAAAAGTGTTGGCAAGCTACAATTTCAATGTGTGATTGTCTGCAGTATGCACAGAGCAAATGTGGGCTGAATTTCAACTAAatacagagaagaaaaagagtcCAAATCAAACCAATTAACTGCTTGTGTAAAATCTTATTGAGATGctttatatttaactttatttttgaataatctGTAATGATCCTGATAATTAACTCATATATATTTAGCTTAACCGAAGTCACATGGACTCACACACATAATTAACGGAAAGATTATAACCCAAGTTTGTCCATGAAGGATTAAGATAGTTGGAATAGCTGGTTGGAAATGAATTGGGTAACTGTGAAGCAGATTCAAACTGACTAACATTCTTTAAAatagacatttcaaaataaaagccctcaaTCAGAAAGACAGAGACTAGAAGTCCAATTTTCCAGCTTTCCTACAGCACAATAATTAAAGAAATCCTGTATTTATGTCAGTCCAAACAcaattccttttatttttcagctttCAAAGCTAGAGAGGTTTTTAAGATCACTGAGTCAGGCTGAGAAGAGTTCCTACTGGCATTGTTCTGACATGCCCAACAAATCAAAACGAAGTGGTATATAAATTCTCTGGGGTTGAGAACATTGCTCCATATTGCTTAGGTATTGcattaataaaagataaaagacaGAGAGGTGGTAAGTGAGACGGAGAATAGAAAAGGGCCGAGAGGAAGACACCCAGataaatagagagagagagacatgtaTAATCACCTCCACgttctgcagctctctgtgtatCTGCAGCAGCTGCGCCTGGCGTCTCCTTTCCTCTcgcctctcccctcctcccgtctctcctccacccctctcctcctgcccttctccttcccctctctcctcgCCGCCGGAGGAGCTTAGTCGGCGGACCCGCTGGCCCACATTGACTCCCAGGAGCTCCGGGGTTCGAGGGGAGGGAGAGCGGGCGCGGGATGTGGGGCTGGGGGACAGAGAGGACGAAGGAGCGAAGACAAAAGTCCCACCCAGGGTTCGAGGGCTCTGGGGGCATACACAAGACGGGATGAGGGGACTCAACGAGAGATAAcgattcatatttgttttactaatTTGGGACAAATTAGCAGTTAGGGTTGGATTTAGGATTCCTAAATCTAAGGGGAGTTCATCAGGGGTTCctgtttcataaaatatatatgagTCTTTAAACTCACACTTAGCTGGAACTTCCTTGctccataaaaaaacaataactgtatCGCTGAAACCGAACGGtgtataatattgtttttttaataacaacCAATAAGCCTTTACAAATATCAGTGCCCAAAATCTGCAGGACACAACAGCTCTTGGATGAGTTACCTTAGGGCTGGTTGGGCTGTAGAGACCTCCGCCCGGCGCCCCCCCTCCCAGTAACGGACAGAAGGTGCTCCGATCAGGAACAGGCAGCACTGGTCGACCCACAGGACTGGTTCTGGTTCGAGCGGCGGTGCTAGAGGAGCCTGGCTGGGTGTGAAACTGATTACTGCTGcgggaaaagagaggagagggttgGAATGTGTATTTAACTATCATAGTGATATATCTGTTACATGCTGTCGACTATTCATTgataaaatacacacagtaaTGTCAAACCGGAGTAGCTTAAACCACATGTTAGCATCACATAGTAACATGTCTAAGCACAAGGCCTGGAAAGTGATCACACAGGCACTGCATTTTTCTGTACTCTACTACAATTATTTGACAGCTTTGGTTACTAATTAGGGAATgttatttgataaaaaatataaatcacatcAAATGTCAACATTGAGGTATCACTGAGGTTATAGTGTCGAGCAGCActaaataaagtcattaaaatcgGGTCAATCTTTACTAACTGTGAAACATTAATACATATACAGTCATTTATCACCCCAAAATGGGCCATTTCTCTTTGAGTACATTTTGATTATATTCTtctacttaagtaagattttgaattcaggacttttactgtacagtatttttacaatttagtattgctaattttactttactttcacCACCACTGcttccacattttatttaggtttttattaGGTTATACAACTTTAAGAAAACAACATGTCTAAGCACTACACGATTAATCTATAATCTGATTACAACAAAGCAATCATTACATCATATTTTTACAGCTTTTGTCGATAATAATTTATTAGATtacatataaaaagaaaaaagacagtgCTGGCTAAATAGGCAGATATTTTCTTCAAACGATATACTCCGTGCAGCAGGATAGCTTCAAATAGTTTTGTAATGtactcaaaaataaaagtgatctTCTAGTCCGTCTAACAGGTTCTCGGTGgccacaaacacattttttactgtgCATTTCCTCTACGACTCTCAAAGAAAGGAGCATTGTCTTACAACAAGAAGTAAAAAGTGGCAGACActgtaaagaaaataagaaaagtatACCTGTTCATGACTCCAAGGCCGTTCAGGGCAGAGGCTGCCATCCCTGCGGCCAGGCCAGGGGCTTTGAGTGCCGGGTACACATCTGACTATCTCCCCTGAAGGTGCAGGGAGGTGTGGAGAACggctctctgtgtttcttcaGTCAGCAGCTCCACACCGCTCCACCCGCCACTGaagaaagaaattaaacagaaaGTTCATTTTACAGTGTGTAACCTTTCCAACCATTAAAGGACCACTGGAAAACATTCTTTCTGAGGAGCAATCTCAATAAAAGCACTATTTCAAAAAGGACAGACACTGGAAATTCAATTTTTGGATTCCTGGAAAGCCTTCCCTAACTGCGTCATGCACAAAGACGATTATTCATGTAGACATGTTGTCATGTCAGAATAAATGGTATCATTGTTCCTGCTGggattcaattaaataaaatagggAAAGTTAAAAAGAGCAGCGAGAGTCAAACTACTGTATTCATTGTTATATAACTATTTTtactaaattatttttaatcgTATTTAATTCTACAATGGATCAACAGTCACAAAATCAAAATTCCCCTGGGGAAATCAAATCTAAGTTTATTCATTACTTATATCATAAAAACAGGTAAGTCCCAGTGGGCTTTACGGAACATAAATGACAATTACAGTTAAAATTACaagaaaattattttaaaaaacacgaTAGAAcgtgaaataaaatgagataaaatacataaaagacaacaaaattaaattagattattatttaattaaattaaataaaataccaaaaaatGTAGGACTCAGGAAGACAAACATAGGGAAATGTAAAACCAACTCTAACTACAGGCTTTAGTAAAAAAATTGTATCAAGTATTTCTGAAGATTCACATTTGAAGACAATTACAAATGCTCCACTGACTGCTTCTTCTGTTGATGTTTCATAGATATTTATATCAACGAGCCGTTTTATTACAATGTTAGTTGTTAACTTATCCTCCCCAATTTAGCAACTAGTAAATCTACACCGGAATGTTGTAGAGAAAACCTCTCAGTGTTAAATATTTGAGTGTATGAACACTTGTTCTTGTGTCTTAGCTGTACCAAAAGTGTTCCACTGAACCTTGCAGCTCGActctgtttgtttgaaatgtgcttCTTAGTTTTTGGAGGCACATGGAAAGGGTCAGGTAACACGGAGAAACATGCAGAAATGGACGAAGGTGGAGAGAATGTTTAACCGTTACTTATATAATGGTATTTTAAATTTCActatccttgtgtgaatctgtaccgtcctgtttttcactctcaaTCTGCTGCTACTTTAATCTCCTGACTTTCCCCTCTGGATTAATAAAAGGTCCATTTATCTGGCAGATAACAAGTGGCAGCAGAATTAAACAGAAAGGAGAGTTAGAGTGGTGAAAAACAGCTGTGGAATCTTCTTAACGCAGAGACACCCAAAGTCTCTGAGAGAGCACTTCTCTTTTGCTGCAAAAGACACACATGtacactatttattttattcagattgAGCAAGACATTTTAGGTATTATGATACCACAGGAGACTGTTGGCGCcgtgttatttttgtatttttgactACTTTTATTCCCATATTGGACGTTTTTTCTTTCGCtactttttcatttctaattatgtgcaatgccttgtttgttttatgctgctgcaacaacaatTCTTCCCAGTATCGGATTAATAAATCTTATCTTAAGTGGCTGTTCTATgttcaaatacatatttttagaaatgttggTTGCTCCATGCTTCTTACTAGAACAGTGATTTGTCTGTTTGACTTGTCAAAAAACAAGTACTGTGCTTTCTGTTTTATCTGTGTAGCAGCACAAGGGTAGGACTCTCGTAAGAAACAGGCTTTGAAGAACTGAAAATTGTCATTTTAGTTCCTGTTTGAAAATAAAGAGTTGGACGCACTGCCGTTGTCTATCATCGTTTTAAGTGCTTTTTGTGGTTCACACTCTGAACAAAAGCAACTGGTTGTAGTATCTGCTCAAAACAAGTAATGACAGCTAATATATGCTATGCAAATTAGCCTGACAGAGGTCAGACTGCGCAACACTTGCACAAACGTCCAATTTCCAAACGCCGTACTTGTAGGTTCGGCTTCAActcagtaaaaaaacaaattgttttaaacaacaacaacaacaacaaaaaactaatGGTGTCCACAACTTCAATGCCTTGTTTTTGATTGGCTGACGTAAAGCCTGCATTGTTCAAAGTGAGATCAGCATGAGCAAGACGGTCATTACTGGCGTCTAGACTACAGGCAAATCATTTATAAACCATGACATTTCAAATGGAGAGTGATCATCCTATGCAGGAATTAAGAGTAAATGCcgtttatcatcatcatcagcaaaAAAACGTCgaaatacagctccggaaaaaattaagagaccactgcaaatGTTTCTTAcatctcaatctctacatgtatggcagacattccagtgtctgttgaattcaaacacaggaagaattgtcagtagtttatagaatacaataaataaataaaatggtcatttaactcaaagacatacctacaaataataaatacaagtgaaaattataatgctgaagtggtctctttttctggggctgtatatttgttatttttggacAACCTAGAATAATTTCCATCTTGCAGGAAGAACTGAAGGTCCAACATCTTGAAAACAAATCCTTCTCAGTCCAGTTCTTGGGCTCATTCATGCATATTGCTATTCCCGTCACGCCCTGAGCTCCCTGAACTGCCCTGGGATGTGTTTGGATTCTGGATAAATTGAAGACATCAGTTCATGAACTGCGGGGTAAACATGGGATTTCCTTGTTGGGGAGTGACGCAGTTAGAGGTACAGGAAACAATCTCCATGGCCTGTCTCTCGGGTAGTTTACAAACCACCAGTGCAGCATTTTTCACACAGGGTAATCACTTCTATTTGCTTATTCAACACTTATATCCCCAAGGATTCTGTCTAAACAACACCATTCAGGTCTGGGGAAGATAAAGAGGGAGAACGAAGGAGTGAAGGAGAAAAATCGCGAGGAGGGATAGCGAGGTGTTGACCTGTCTCTTTTTCAGTGGCCATAATAAAGCTGAACTACGCATCATTTTCACACTGTACGTTGCACGTGGTTAGCTGCATCCCTAtgatgtttttcctctttgctTTCAAGGTCAGCTTGTAAGTGACTCTATGAATTCTGTGCTGACAAACAATAAGATTCCCACAGGGCTCAACAACTTCTTTTAAACCCCGGGCTGTTTCCATTCTTAGCTGTGGTCGATCACGCTTTTAAAGTTGCTTCAAGAAATAACATTTACTGCAGTTAAACTAACTTAAGCAGCATATTtcggaggaggaaaaaaaaaaatcaccaaaaaaggaaaagccaTTACACAACACATACCTGTTCTCCTTGATCCCACTCTGCCAACCACTTGTCTTTATATTctgtacaaaaaaatacatgtgaCACCAGAAAATATGCTGGAGTGTCCATGAGCAGCACGATTTGCCATTCCACACATTTTAACATACCATAATAGAACCATTTATCAGCAGCCATAATGCACGGTTAAGACTGTACTGTGCTGATATTCCATACTGATAATTCAAAAACAGAGCACTTGTCATCAAAAGCTGCTGGTTGTGAAGAGTTTGATGTACTGACAACAACCTCCGAAAGCcgtctgtgtttcagtgcagTCTAATGTCAGATTGAGTGGGACTCTACGAGTATTCAAAGTGTCCACTTGCCTACACAAGTGGGCAATAAACCTACGTACAGTGCACTGGTACTCAGCGGAGATAAGGCTTCAAAGATGCTGGTGCGTATTTTTCCATCAAATTTAAAAAGGCAGATGGCAGGCCAGGCATTTGGACCACATTTAACAGTGATATGATATCAAGTTGTCAGATATTCGACCAAACTGTTTATGCTATTTAATCAGTTTTATTTCACTTGTTGCATTCATATTAGATAGGCAATGTTACACAGGACATATTTATGGTAATCTTGGATTTGACCTTGATATGTGGCTTTATATGTACGAAAAATAACATTCCTATCTGTTATTAAATCCACCTTTCCTTTCTCAATGGAGGAAACTCTGTTATATCACAGTTGGATCTGCCTGCACTTTTCTTCTTTGACGAACAATGAACAATATAACTTGCGATAAACAAACAGTTATTAAAGGACACTCCGTTCTGCCTTTCTGCTgcaaaaaatatgatatttttaaGAGACATTAGGACTAATTAATCTTCCAACTGACTCAAAGAATCCCTGTATGCAATAGTGCAGACTCTTCCAATGTGTAAATCGCACAAcgatgataaaaaaaaatgaaattgtgcAGCTCTAGTCACAATCAATACAGCAAAACCACAATAGAGCCAGTCTAAGCAGATGGGATATTCAAAGCAGAGAACCCCACTCAGTAGCGTAATGGTtcccaggagaggaagcagCCTCAAGAGGGTCTTGAGAAagactaaaaacaacaaacactagaGAATCAGCAATTAGTCGATCGACTTAAACATTAAGTATTCTGATGGATTGATCCaagttttatttataacattaacagttcttttCCAATGGTCATGTTAGAGGAATAttttatgatgtgtgtgtgaaaaatgtaatgattatttgatgttttaatgaaaactCTATTTAAACCTAGCCTGTTTAACTAATGCTAACATGATGGAAAGTGCTGTGTTCTCATAGTCGGTCCCATTTTGGGTCATGGTTGAAAGCTGGTAGGAGAATTCATTCTGAAACACGTGTTGTCTCCTCCAGCTGTCTTTAAACAGTGATGTGCAAAACATTCAGGTGGCTGAAGAGCACATTTATGTaaaactcaaagaaaaaaaatgtgtttcaaggATTTATGTGTCAACATTTAAATTTCAGGGTTTTTGTTGCACAAAACCTAGAGTTGTTGAAAGCTAAACATACATTGATTTGGTTAGGTATTTGAATTGATCCCGATGTGGTAAATGGATTAAATACTGAATTCAAACGCCATAAAATCCTGTCCAACTCCAATGTAATCTAAGATATATTATGGTTTTAAAGAGAACACAGCATTATAGTGCTGCACATCATTGAAAAACATTGGTTATTtgaaaattaaacatttataacCACAACATATGTATCAATGAGCAAATTCATTAGGCTCAATAGGACGTAATCCTGAATGAGTACTatagatacattttaaattgaaaaaaaaagatttaaaactaCTATACTAGTAAACATTTCCACTCTCTGGATGGATGATTAGGCCTAATCCTGACAACTTTCACAGTGACCTCTCCATCCACACTAGAGGAGGTGGTACTAAACGTGTGATAAACTCTCTGGAACAGAAATACTCTCCAGAAATGAAAGCAGACCCTGGATGTCTTACCTCCCCGCAGTCCCGTCCTTCTCCGGGACACTTTTATTGGTCTGAGTGATATTACAGCCAGATGCCAGCAGCTATAAACCCGAGGATGAGTCTCCTCTGTCCGCGTCTGACACTTGTAACACAACTCATACAAATACGCGGCTCCGTGTGCTCTGCAACAGCTTCAtgtgctcttcttctgtggtgttctTGGTTTCTTCCAAAAAAAACGAACTTCTTCGACGCTGCCGCCGGTGCTTTTTTTCGCCTTTTCACCCCAAAAAATCCTCCTCTacaaaagaagatgaagatttcaaaatgttgttttctcccCCGGGAGTGTTTTCGCTCTGTTTATTAAACGAAAACGTAAAAGTATGTCGTACCAAGCAGTGAAATGCCCTCGCAGTTTGCTCTCATACTTTGTAGGGAGGTTTCTGTTGTCATGAGTGCTGCAGCTCGTAGTAAAGCGCTGTTTGTCTGTGAGCTGGAAGCCGGAAGCGACAAgacagcctctctctctctctctctctctcgctctctctctctctctctctctccctctccctctccttctctcagcctctctctatcactctttctctctccttctctctcggTTCActgaaaggataaaaaaaatgaaaaacctgTGCGTGCACTTTAAGTAGTCACCAGTTTATACACGCACGTGCAGCTCGGGGAAGCCCTTGGTTATTGGAACCCTGCACAAGCTCATGAGGTCACTTAATAGAACAATAAACACCATGTAAAATGCTACTGTGACAGATATTTTCTAGACTTTTAAAAGTACAGTTCAGGCAGATAGCGAGGCTATTATAATTAAGGTACGAAAGTGTATAAATGAATAAGGAATCAGTTCACTGTTATCGTAAATACTGGTACATTGCTATCCAAATAACAATACCATAATCTCACTGGTTGCTGCAATTAActtgttcaaattaaataactaaatgtgttttaccaACACTTACTACGTTTTTGCCCTTGTGCCtgggaataataaaaaaaattaaaaagcaagaTATAGTTAAGCAAACACTAATGTTTGAAACCATAGAAgaaaattgattaaaaatgttccaccccctttttttttt
The sequence above is drawn from the Eleginops maclovinus isolate JMC-PN-2008 ecotype Puerto Natales chromosome 15, JC_Emac_rtc_rv5, whole genome shotgun sequence genome and encodes:
- the itpkb gene encoding inositol-trisphosphate 3-kinase B isoform X1, which translates into the protein MAASALNGLGVMNSSNQFHTQPGSSSTAARTRTSPVGRPVLPVPDRSTFCPLLGGGAPGGGLYSPTSPKSPRTLGGTFVFAPSSSLSPSPTSRARSPSPRTPELLGVNVGQRVRRLSSSGGEERGEGEGQEERGGGETGGGERREERRRQAQLLQIHRELQNVEVRGKVGIFEAHISGIRAQVLNTELQRSPRSPRRSSGQTPSDPKQGNTDFKCPMTDPQESKAPVVVQNGRAREEETMEGGRRGDEEDRTTNTDNKTLIGQNGNHSETTMQTPCLDGLCVIQGSLETLNPEARKGDKGEGDLKHKQMLGAERERTEGEVRDEKEDRSCLEMSLQTEGDRLEVKPDMDAFPEAQSSESTPCLMDTDNTSNHSPSIPAVIITDHGLDSQVQTHENLGSDQGLGFTPSPSSSPVPGSNFSTRSLRKLSSSSASSAGFSSSWEESEEDISSDTEKGDQLLNPAVLTSQQRAHKSWKKIKNMVHWSPFVMSFKKKYPWIQLAGHAGSFKAGANGRILKKHCDCEQRCLSLLMKDVLRPYVPGYHGDVEKDGQKYNQMEDLLAEFDFPCVMDCKMGVRTYLEEELTKARKKPSPRPDMYQKMVEVEPDAPTPEENLLKVVTKPRYMQWRETISSTATLGFRIEGVKKEDGTVNRDFKKTKTREQVTTAFHDFVKGNKDILNLYLKRLEEVKETLEISPFFKTHEVIGSSLLFVHDSKGRAKVWMIDFGKTTPLPEGQELTHRAPWEEGNREDGYLSGLDSLVDIILSMANSET
- the itpkb gene encoding inositol-trisphosphate 3-kinase B isoform X2 → MAASALNGLGVMNSNQFHTQPGSSSTAARTRTSPVGRPVLPVPDRSTFCPLLGGGAPGGGLYSPTSPKSPRTLGGTFVFAPSSSLSPSPTSRARSPSPRTPELLGVNVGQRVRRLSSSGGEERGEGEGQEERGGGETGGGERREERRRQAQLLQIHRELQNVEVRGKVGIFEAHISGIRAQVLNTELQRSPRSPRRSSGQTPSDPKQGNTDFKCPMTDPQESKAPVVVQNGRAREEETMEGGRRGDEEDRTTNTDNKTLIGQNGNHSETTMQTPCLDGLCVIQGSLETLNPEARKGDKGEGDLKHKQMLGAERERTEGEVRDEKEDRSCLEMSLQTEGDRLEVKPDMDAFPEAQSSESTPCLMDTDNTSNHSPSIPAVIITDHGLDSQVQTHENLGSDQGLGFTPSPSSSPVPGSNFSTRSLRKLSSSSASSAGFSSSWEESEEDISSDTEKGDQLLNPAVLTSQQRAHKSWKKIKNMVHWSPFVMSFKKKYPWIQLAGHAGSFKAGANGRILKKHCDCEQRCLSLLMKDVLRPYVPGYHGDVEKDGQKYNQMEDLLAEFDFPCVMDCKMGVRTYLEEELTKARKKPSPRPDMYQKMVEVEPDAPTPEENLLKVVTKPRYMQWRETISSTATLGFRIEGVKKEDGTVNRDFKKTKTREQVTTAFHDFVKGNKDILNLYLKRLEEVKETLEISPFFKTHEVIGSSLLFVHDSKGRAKVWMIDFGKTTPLPEGQELTHRAPWEEGNREDGYLSGLDSLVDIILSMANSET